The following coding sequences are from one Saccopteryx bilineata isolate mSacBil1 chromosome 3, mSacBil1_pri_phased_curated, whole genome shotgun sequence window:
- the RPS11 gene encoding small ribosomal subunit protein uS17 isoform X2 produces MADIQTERAYQKQPTIFQNKKRVLLGETGKEKLPRYYKNIGLGFKTPKEAIEGTYIDKKCPFTGNVSIRGRILSGVVTKMKMQRTIVIRRDYLHYIRKYNRFEKRHKNMSVHLSPCFRRCSLSTEMSRLVILSPWGSADP; encoded by the exons ATGGCGGACATTCAG ACAGAGCGTGCCTACCAAAAGCAGCCCACCATCTTTCAAAATAAGAAGAGGGTGCTGCTTGGAGAAACTGGCAAAGAGAAGCTTCCCCGGTACTACAAGAACATCGGCCTGGGTTTCAAGACGCCCAAAGAG GCCATTGAAGGCACCTACATCGACAAGAAATGCCCCTTTACCGGAAATGTCTCCATCAGGGGGCGCATCTTGTCTG gcGTGGTAACCAAAATGAAGATGCAGAGGACCATTGTTATCCGCCGAGACTACCTCCACTACATCCGAAAGTATAACCGCTTTGAGAAGCGCCATAAGAACATGTCAGTGCACCTGTCCCCCTGCTTCAG ACGCTGCTCCCTCTCCACAGAGATGTCCAGATTGGTGATATTGTCACCGTGGGGGAGTGCCGACCCCTGA
- the RPL13A gene encoding large ribosomal subunit protein uL13 isoform X1 — protein MHHSPGTSFVLSHLIFNESSRSFFLSGFFCNMFLKVLVLDGRGHLLGRLAAIVAKQVLLGRKVVVVRCEGINISGNFYRNKLKYLAFLRKRMNTNPSRGPYHFRAPSRIFWRTVRGMLPHKTKRGQAALDRLKVFDGIPPPYDKKKRMVVPAALKVVRLKPTRKFAYLGRLAHEVGWKYQAVTATLEEKRKEKAKIHYRKKKQLTRLRKQAEKNVEKKIDRYTEVLKTHGLLV, from the exons ATGCACCACAGCCCCGGGACATCCTTTGTCCTTAGCCACTTGATCTTCAATGAAAGCAGCAGAAGCTTCTTTCTGAGTGGTTTCTTCTGTAACATGTTTTTGAAG GTCCTGGTGCTTGATGGCCGAGGCCATCTGCTGGGCCGCCTGGCGGCCATCGTGGCCAAGCAGGTACTGCTGG gCCGAAAGGTGGTGGTTGTACGCTGTGAGGGCATCAACATTTCTGGCAATTTCTACAGAAACAAGT TAAAGTACCTGGCCTTCCTCCGCAAGCGGATGAACACCAACCCCTCCCGCGGGCCCTACCACTTCCGAGCCCCCAGCCGCATCTTCTGGCGGACCGTGCGAG GCATGCTGCCCCACAAGACCAAGCGAGGCCAGGCTGCCCTGGACCGCCTCAAGGTGTTCGATGGGATCCCTCCACCCTATGACAAG AAAAAGCGAATGGTGGTGCCTGCAGCTCTCAAAGTTGTGCGTCTGAAGCCTACACGGAAG TTTGCCTATCTAGGGCGCCTGGCTCACGAGGTTGGTTGGAAATACCAGGCAGTCACAGCCACtctggaggagaagaggaaggagaaggccaAAATCCATTACCGGAAGAAAAAGCAGCTTACG AGACTACGGAAACAGGCTGAAAAAAACgtagagaaaaaaattgacagaTACACAGAGGTCCTCAAGACTCATGGACTCCTGGTCTGA
- the RPL13A gene encoding large ribosomal subunit protein uL13 isoform X2 gives MAEGQVLVLDGRGHLLGRLAAIVAKQVLLGRKVVVVRCEGINISGNFYRNKLKYLAFLRKRMNTNPSRGPYHFRAPSRIFWRTVRGMLPHKTKRGQAALDRLKVFDGIPPPYDKKKRMVVPAALKVVRLKPTRKFAYLGRLAHEVGWKYQAVTATLEEKRKEKAKIHYRKKKQLTRLRKQAEKNVEKKIDRYTEVLKTHGLLV, from the exons ATGGCGGAGGGTCAG GTCCTGGTGCTTGATGGCCGAGGCCATCTGCTGGGCCGCCTGGCGGCCATCGTGGCCAAGCAGGTACTGCTGG gCCGAAAGGTGGTGGTTGTACGCTGTGAGGGCATCAACATTTCTGGCAATTTCTACAGAAACAAGT TAAAGTACCTGGCCTTCCTCCGCAAGCGGATGAACACCAACCCCTCCCGCGGGCCCTACCACTTCCGAGCCCCCAGCCGCATCTTCTGGCGGACCGTGCGAG GCATGCTGCCCCACAAGACCAAGCGAGGCCAGGCTGCCCTGGACCGCCTCAAGGTGTTCGATGGGATCCCTCCACCCTATGACAAG AAAAAGCGAATGGTGGTGCCTGCAGCTCTCAAAGTTGTGCGTCTGAAGCCTACACGGAAG TTTGCCTATCTAGGGCGCCTGGCTCACGAGGTTGGTTGGAAATACCAGGCAGTCACAGCCACtctggaggagaagaggaaggagaaggccaAAATCCATTACCGGAAGAAAAAGCAGCTTACG AGACTACGGAAACAGGCTGAAAAAAACgtagagaaaaaaattgacagaTACACAGAGGTCCTCAAGACTCATGGACTCCTGGTCTGA
- the RPS11 gene encoding small ribosomal subunit protein uS17 isoform X1, translated as MADIQTERAYQKQPTIFQNKKRVLLGETGKEKLPRYYKNIGLGFKTPKEAIEGTYIDKKCPFTGNVSIRGRILSGVVTKMKMQRTIVIRRDYLHYIRKYNRFEKRHKNMSVHLSPCFRDVQIGDIVTVGECRPLSKTVRFNVLKVTKAAGTKKQFQKF; from the exons ATGGCGGACATTCAG ACAGAGCGTGCCTACCAAAAGCAGCCCACCATCTTTCAAAATAAGAAGAGGGTGCTGCTTGGAGAAACTGGCAAAGAGAAGCTTCCCCGGTACTACAAGAACATCGGCCTGGGTTTCAAGACGCCCAAAGAG GCCATTGAAGGCACCTACATCGACAAGAAATGCCCCTTTACCGGAAATGTCTCCATCAGGGGGCGCATCTTGTCTG gcGTGGTAACCAAAATGAAGATGCAGAGGACCATTGTTATCCGCCGAGACTACCTCCACTACATCCGAAAGTATAACCGCTTTGAGAAGCGCCATAAGAACATGTCAGTGCACCTGTCCCCCTGCTTCAG AGATGTCCAGATTGGTGATATTGTCACCGTGGGGGAGTGCCGACCCCTGAGCAAGACCGTACGCTTCAACGTGCTCAAGGTCACCAAGGCTGCTGGCACCAAGAAACAGTTCCAGAAGTTTTGA
- the RPL13A gene encoding large ribosomal subunit protein uL13 isoform X3, with protein MNTNPSRGPYHFRAPSRIFWRTVRGMLPHKTKRGQAALDRLKVFDGIPPPYDKKKRMVVPAALKVVRLKPTRKFAYLGRLAHEVGWKYQAVTATLEEKRKEKAKIHYRKKKQLTRLRKQAEKNVEKKIDRYTEVLKTHGLLV; from the exons ATGAACACCAACCCCTCCCGCGGGCCCTACCACTTCCGAGCCCCCAGCCGCATCTTCTGGCGGACCGTGCGAG GCATGCTGCCCCACAAGACCAAGCGAGGCCAGGCTGCCCTGGACCGCCTCAAGGTGTTCGATGGGATCCCTCCACCCTATGACAAG AAAAAGCGAATGGTGGTGCCTGCAGCTCTCAAAGTTGTGCGTCTGAAGCCTACACGGAAG TTTGCCTATCTAGGGCGCCTGGCTCACGAGGTTGGTTGGAAATACCAGGCAGTCACAGCCACtctggaggagaagaggaaggagaaggccaAAATCCATTACCGGAAGAAAAAGCAGCTTACG AGACTACGGAAACAGGCTGAAAAAAACgtagagaaaaaaattgacagaTACACAGAGGTCCTCAAGACTCATGGACTCCTGGTCTGA